A window of the Nitrosopumilus ureiphilus genome harbors these coding sequences:
- a CDS encoding DNA-directed RNA polymerase subunit K: MPDVEEAPLLEVPETEVLETPESEVDILPEENAGLNKALDTYRKLIEKKGGLEPLSEKDQENLEKRIKEIENREVVEKIEEHEPKEIPCEKGKITIGPPTLTRFEKARIMGARALQLSLGAPPFIPIPTTARISLDIAMEELEQRVIPITIRRVLPNGDFQNIPIDYFEK; encoded by the coding sequence TTGCCTGATGTCGAAGAAGCACCATTGTTAGAGGTACCTGAAACTGAAGTTTTAGAAACACCAGAATCTGAAGTAGATATTTTACCAGAAGAAAATGCCGGACTAAACAAAGCACTCGATACTTATCGGAAATTAATAGAGAAAAAAGGCGGACTAGAACCGCTAAGTGAAAAAGATCAAGAAAATCTTGAAAAGAGAATCAAAGAGATTGAGAATAGAGAAGTTGTTGAAAAAATTGAAGAACATGAACCAAAAGAAATTCCATGTGAGAAAGGTAAAATCACAATTGGCCCACCAACACTTACAAGATTTGAAAAAGCAAGAATTATGGGGGCAAGAGCTTTACAGCTATCATTAGGCGCACCACCATTCATTCCAATTCCAACAACTGCAAGAATTTCATTAGATATTGCAATGGAAGAACTTGAACAAAGAGTGATCCCAATTACAATTAGAAGGGTACTTCCAAACGGAGATTTTCAAAATATTCCAATTGATTACTTTGAAAAATGA
- a CDS encoding ribonuclease P subunit p25 family protein yields MLMEETTEPYGQEQTEKSDGTIINIGNDPVMQSAIDVLSILGSKHQVILKSRGNAIPNAVAVANIITEKMLKGNSKIQKITLDTVAAPGIGSMTSTIEIILNKI; encoded by the coding sequence ATGCTCATGGAAGAGACAACTGAACCGTATGGTCAAGAGCAGACCGAAAAGTCTGATGGCACCATTATAAACATTGGAAATGATCCTGTAATGCAATCAGCTATAGATGTATTATCAATATTAGGAAGCAAACATCAAGTTATTTTAAAATCAAGAGGAAACGCAATTCCAAACGCAGTTGCAGTTGCAAACATAATCACCGAAAAAATGCTAAAAGGTAATTCCAAAATTCAAAAGATTACCCTAGACACAGTTGCAGCTCCTGGAATTGGCAGCATGACATCAACAATTGAAATTATTTTAAATAAAATCTAG
- a CDS encoding transcriptional regulator, with protein MLLPAEIESKTLIPALRAILAKKLAEDHDIREDEISKMLGVTQAAISNYIRGTRGDPSLIAKLLAEKQVAIMIDELSDSLSSDMAYTPSSLSKFIGLCNYIKSSLLICEIHHNLESNIDEQVCKECENMLLKGPGSVY; from the coding sequence ATGCTTCTTCCTGCTGAAATTGAATCTAAAACTCTAATTCCTGCATTACGTGCAATACTTGCCAAGAAACTTGCAGAAGATCATGATATTCGAGAAGATGAAATTTCTAAAATGTTGGGAGTCACCCAAGCGGCCATTAGTAATTACATTCGCGGAACAAGAGGTGACCCATCTCTAATTGCAAAACTTTTAGCAGAAAAACAAGTTGCAATAATGATTGATGAGCTCAGTGACAGTCTTTCATCAGACATGGCATACACTCCATCTAGCCTTTCTAAATTCATCGGCCTTTGTAATTATATCAAATCTAGTCTACTAATTTGTGAAATACACCACAATCTAGAATCAAACATTGATGAACAAGTATGCAAAGAATGTGAAAACATGCTTCTCAAAGGTCCTGGAAGCGTTTACTAG
- a CDS encoding asparagine synthase C-terminal domain-containing protein gives MDNVSKDLYKVLEDSCNSCKSNLIALSGGLDSSIIAYFLKHRKPKAIAVIAEDFVSTDLTYCQRIAKEMDLPLTIYHVKTAMILEAVEETIKILKNFNDIEIRNNVVMYLAIKWAKDNGEKSIITGDGADELFAGYSFLINKPENELEAEINRVCSVMHFPTQEIGKEVGIDVESPFLKDSVVELAKKIPADMKVRNEKEQRYGKWILRKTFEKYLPRQITWREKSPMQDGSGTAGLTNLFESIINEEKYVEKKLTTEKEDSVIIRSRESMHYYEIYKKWFGIPKKSTENGCPYCKHEVKNSKFCRMCGAFPI, from the coding sequence TTGGATAATGTTTCCAAGGATCTCTACAAAGTTTTAGAAGATTCCTGCAATTCATGCAAGTCTAATTTGATAGCATTATCTGGGGGATTAGATAGTTCCATCATAGCATATTTCTTAAAACATAGAAAACCAAAAGCTATTGCAGTTATTGCAGAAGACTTTGTTTCAACAGATCTAACATATTGCCAAAGAATCGCAAAGGAGATGGATTTGCCTCTTACAATTTATCATGTTAAAACTGCCATGATTCTTGAAGCAGTGGAAGAGACAATAAAAATTTTAAAGAATTTCAACGATATTGAGATTCGAAATAATGTTGTAATGTATCTGGCAATAAAATGGGCAAAAGACAATGGAGAAAAATCAATCATCACAGGGGACGGTGCAGATGAATTATTTGCAGGGTATAGCTTTCTTATCAACAAACCTGAAAATGAATTAGAAGCAGAAATAAATCGGGTTTGCTCAGTAATGCATTTTCCAACACAAGAGATCGGTAAAGAAGTAGGAATAGATGTAGAATCACCGTTTCTAAAAGACTCAGTTGTGGAACTGGCAAAAAAAATTCCGGCAGATATGAAAGTAAGAAACGAAAAAGAACAAAGATACGGAAAATGGATACTTCGTAAAACATTTGAGAAATATCTGCCTCGACAGATCACATGGAGAGAGAAATCGCCAATGCAAGACGGATCAGGCACTGCAGGGCTAACTAATTTGTTTGAATCGATAATTAATGAAGAAAAATATGTAGAAAAAAAACTAACTACAGAGAAAGAAGACAGTGTAATCATCAGAAGTAGAGAGTCAATGCATTACTATGAAATTTACAAGAAATGGTTTGGCATTCCTAAAAAAAGTACAGAGAATGGATGCCCCTATTGCAAACATGAAGTAAAAAATTCTAAATTTTGTAGAATGTGCGGAGCTTTTCCAATCTAG
- a CDS encoding YHS domain-containing protein, with translation MPVDPVCGIELDEDLALLHEYDGKKFHFCCNGCRRIFIKKPRKYKNKN, from the coding sequence GTGCCAGTAGATCCTGTATGTGGAATCGAACTTGATGAAGATCTAGCATTACTTCATGAATATGATGGAAAAAAATTCCATTTTTGCTGCAATGGCTGCAGGCGTATTTTTATCAAAAAACCTCGAAAATACAAAAATAAAAACTAG
- a CDS encoding DUF6659 family protein, which yields MSAKIYDYTKICESVLLIDPKIRFAGVINERGRLVAGGMRENVEPLESEKDDEMIFMELALRVKMRKEFDKQLGPVNFAMASRERALAISVLINEDILYVVSEPDSDYGVLPKKILKIIHA from the coding sequence TTGTCTGCCAAGATTTATGATTACACAAAAATCTGTGAATCTGTTTTATTAATAGACCCTAAAATTCGATTTGCGGGGGTAATTAATGAAAGGGGCCGATTAGTTGCAGGTGGAATGCGAGAGAACGTTGAACCCTTAGAAAGTGAAAAAGATGACGAAATGATTTTCATGGAATTGGCTTTGCGTGTCAAAATGAGAAAAGAATTTGACAAACAACTAGGACCTGTAAATTTTGCTATGGCCTCACGAGAACGTGCTTTAGCAATTAGCGTGTTGATTAATGAGGATATTCTTTACGTAGTGTCAGAACCTGATTCTGATTATGGTGTTTTACCTAAAAAAATTCTTAAAATAATTCATGCATAG
- a CDS encoding aldo/keto reductase gives MISGFATLEGTKKFAQNSGVNQSNFNDFANLTLSNVGIGTYLGDPDSRTDELVTNAVKQSILSGVNVIDTAINYRAQKAERSVGKAISELIQEEKISRDQLFLSTKNGYVTNDADVQLGFWEYVKEEYSQKGVIKEGDVTSGYHCMTPTYLSDQLDRSLKNLNMGCVDLMYLHNAVEGQIKDVAKEQFLENLKSVFELYEQKRDEGKIKFYGMATWECFRVTKDNSQYLSLEDTINLAKKVGGEDHGFRFIQLPFNMHYDQALLGKNQMINDTQVSVLEAASLLGIGVFTSVPFMQGRLLAPGVMPEFDDLKPSLRALQFIRSSPGILAPLVGQKSPEHVSENLEIMKIPPIPEDEFLALVKKLTS, from the coding sequence ATGATTTCGGGCTTTGCGACTCTGGAAGGAACTAAAAAATTTGCTCAAAATTCAGGCGTAAATCAATCAAATTTCAATGATTTTGCAAATCTAACTCTTTCAAATGTTGGGATTGGAACGTATCTTGGTGATCCCGATTCTAGAACTGATGAATTAGTAACAAATGCTGTAAAGCAATCAATATTATCTGGAGTAAATGTAATTGATACTGCAATTAATTATCGTGCTCAAAAAGCAGAACGTTCCGTTGGAAAGGCAATTTCTGAATTAATTCAAGAAGAAAAAATATCTCGTGATCAATTGTTTCTAAGTACCAAAAATGGTTACGTTACAAATGATGCAGATGTTCAATTGGGTTTTTGGGAATATGTCAAAGAAGAATATTCTCAAAAAGGAGTTATTAAAGAAGGTGATGTCACGTCTGGATATCATTGTATGACTCCTACTTATCTTTCAGATCAACTAGATCGGAGTTTGAAAAATCTAAACATGGGCTGTGTTGATTTAATGTATCTGCATAATGCCGTAGAGGGACAAATTAAAGATGTTGCCAAAGAACAGTTTCTGGAGAATTTAAAATCTGTTTTTGAATTATACGAACAAAAACGCGATGAGGGCAAAATTAAATTCTATGGAATGGCAACATGGGAGTGCTTTAGAGTTACAAAAGACAACTCCCAATATCTTTCCCTTGAAGACACCATTAATTTAGCTAAAAAAGTCGGTGGTGAAGATCATGGATTTAGATTTATTCAATTGCCATTTAACATGCATTATGATCAAGCATTATTGGGGAAAAATCAAATGATTAATGATACACAGGTTTCAGTTTTGGAGGCAGCGTCATTATTAGGAATTGGTGTCTTCACTAGTGTTCCATTTATGCAAGGACGCTTGTTGGCCCCTGGTGTAATGCCAGAATTTGACGACCTAAAACCATCATTGCGCGCTTTGCAATTTATTCGCTCATCTCCTGGTATTTTGGCTCCGTTAGTTGGGCAAAAATCTCCTGAACATGTATCAGAAAATCTTGAAATTATGAAAATTCCCCCAATCCCTGAAGACGAATTTTTAGCCTTGGTCAAAAAACTTACTTCGTGA
- a CDS encoding prenyltransferase yields MLSVWLRVIRVRFLLASVIAVSVGLALNWWQNSSLDLLDALLTFAGVMALHASVDLLNDFWDFKRGIDTKTKRTKMSGGTGVLPEGLLKPSSVYRAGIAFLIIGTLIGGYFVITDGILIAMILGFAILSIYFYSTKIVDSGLGEFFVAVKGSMIVIGTFFIQSGQINIESILGGIVVGSLSALVLFIASFPDHDADKSKGRKTLVITVGKKKASKLFWIFPLISYGAIIVGVSANLFPLFSLISLLSMPLMIKSGLGLQKNYDAVENLVPSMSSTLLFGRITGALFVASFLIDI; encoded by the coding sequence ATGCTCTCAGTATGGCTTCGTGTGATTAGAGTCCGATTCCTTCTTGCATCAGTAATTGCAGTTTCTGTGGGATTGGCGCTAAATTGGTGGCAAAACTCTTCACTAGACTTGCTTGATGCATTATTGACATTTGCAGGTGTAATGGCACTTCATGCAAGTGTGGATTTACTAAATGATTTTTGGGATTTTAAACGAGGAATAGACACTAAAACAAAACGAACCAAGATGAGTGGTGGTACTGGGGTATTGCCTGAAGGTTTGCTCAAACCATCTTCTGTTTATCGTGCAGGAATTGCATTTTTAATTATTGGAACACTAATTGGTGGCTATTTTGTAATCACTGATGGGATACTAATTGCAATGATTTTGGGATTTGCAATTTTGTCTATCTATTTTTATTCTACAAAAATTGTTGATTCTGGTTTAGGTGAATTTTTTGTAGCAGTAAAGGGCTCAATGATTGTAATTGGCACTTTCTTTATTCAATCAGGCCAAATTAACATAGAATCCATTCTTGGAGGAATTGTTGTCGGCTCTTTATCTGCATTAGTTCTTTTCATTGCATCATTTCCAGATCACGATGCAGACAAATCAAAAGGTAGAAAGACTCTAGTTATTACAGTTGGAAAGAAAAAAGCATCAAAACTGTTTTGGATTTTTCCATTAATCTCATATGGTGCAATAATTGTCGGTGTATCTGCAAATCTATTTCCTTTGTTTTCTTTGATTAGTCTTCTAAGCATGCCTTTAATGATAAAATCTGGATTGGGCTTGCAAAAAAACTATGACGCTGTTGAGAATTTGGTACCTTCAATGTCCTCCACCTTGTTGTTTGGTCGAATTACTGGTGCCTTGTTTGTGGCTAGTTTCTTGATTGACATTTGA
- a CDS encoding DUF2203 domain-containing protein, with amino-acid sequence MFSLFTTNEANAALPDVIKKFEYALSKKNEVSKLEQQLQMSLSTTNSFKEFITLKQKLNSAVTKFYEAVEILENTGVSVKSIEQGLLDFPSKRFDEEVWLCWKYGETEIKFWHEKDSGFMGRKPIEVNDESLV; translated from the coding sequence ATGTTCTCACTTTTTACTACTAATGAGGCAAATGCTGCACTTCCTGATGTAATAAAAAAATTTGAATACGCTCTTTCCAAAAAGAATGAAGTGTCAAAATTGGAGCAACAACTCCAGATGAGTCTTTCAACTACAAATTCATTTAAAGAATTTATCACATTAAAGCAGAAATTAAATTCAGCAGTAACAAAATTCTATGAAGCAGTAGAAATCCTAGAAAACACTGGTGTTTCAGTTAAAAGTATTGAGCAAGGATTACTTGATTTTCCTTCAAAGAGGTTTGATGAGGAAGTTTGGCTGTGTTGGAAATATGGTGAGACAGAAATAAAATTCTGGCATGAAAAAGATTCTGGTTTTATGGGTAGAAAACCAATTGAAGTTAACGATGAGTCCTTAGTGTGA
- a CDS encoding pyridoxamine 5'-phosphate oxidase family protein, protein MIEFNQKEIDFLESLEEARIATSHNDIPHVKPVSFVFCDNVIVVATDYNTRTFSNIKSNPNTGIVIDAYKSGNHKAICIQGKTEIVENGPEFKKLYDIFYKKFEWVQKDPWNENEAPFLKMIPRNKVSWGFS, encoded by the coding sequence TTGATTGAATTTAATCAAAAAGAAATAGATTTTCTAGAATCGCTAGAAGAAGCAAGGATTGCAACTTCTCACAATGACATTCCACATGTAAAACCAGTATCATTTGTATTCTGTGACAATGTCATTGTAGTTGCCACAGATTACAATACTCGAACATTTTCAAACATAAAATCAAATCCAAACACAGGAATTGTAATTGATGCATACAAATCAGGAAATCATAAAGCAATCTGCATTCAAGGAAAAACAGAAATTGTTGAAAACGGACCAGAATTTAAAAAACTATACGATATTTTTTATAAAAAATTTGAATGGGTTCAAAAAGATCCATGGAATGAAAACGAAGCGCCATTTTTGAAGATGATACCAAGAAACAAAGTAAGTTGGGGATTTAGTTAA
- a CDS encoding response regulator yields the protein MINTCVVVDDDIQITELFSELLTIQGLEILGIGHNGMDAIKLFAKHKPDILFLDVEMPKLNGLEALKEIKKIDSTAKVMIVTGNTSAELQKELKEWGVAAIIHKPFNIRKINHVIESLNKSVSMYA from the coding sequence ATGATCAATACTTGTGTAGTTGTAGATGATGATATTCAAATCACTGAACTATTTTCTGAATTGTTGACTATCCAGGGCTTGGAAATTTTAGGCATTGGCCATAATGGGATGGATGCAATAAAACTTTTTGCCAAACACAAGCCTGACATTTTATTTTTGGATGTAGAGATGCCAAAATTAAATGGACTTGAAGCGCTAAAAGAAATCAAAAAAATCGATTCAACTGCTAAAGTGATGATTGTAACTGGAAATACCTCTGCTGAGCTTCAAAAGGAATTAAAAGAATGGGGGGTTGCTGCAATAATCCACAAGCCATTTAATATACGAAAAATCAATCATGTAATTGAATCTCTCAATAAATCTGTTTCAATGTATGCCTAA
- a CDS encoding DMT family transporter produces the protein MKIKLDGKKSRFGYYFIILAAALSSLVHVLSKPMLEMGENIIEVNPIFMTFLIYMICTAFFTPIARKTDPVSKFSQRDILFMALIGLSEVAALTTYFFGLQNSSAVNASIFSNGEILFSLILAMVIFKERINIKECIPFSMIIIGMMIIPIGNNIFQNGMNIEEIATGDLLIIISGLLYAADITICKYVGDKYDTRRVTQITSFFCAIIALSFLILLEIPMDFDIQYLPNIVIISILGTGMSTLLFLAALKLIGAVRTVLLYSTTSVFGIIFAGIFLSETITTVDLISLGLTLTGIFFLRNKLAESELDGTAKSDSKNFIPHLNQNLMNKSQKLTFLNSVLSEKTISFIHNKRLT, from the coding sequence TTGAAGATTAAACTAGATGGGAAAAAATCACGCTTTGGATATTATTTTATTATACTTGCTGCTGCTCTTTCGTCCCTTGTACATGTCTTATCAAAACCAATGCTGGAAATGGGGGAAAACATAATTGAAGTAAATCCTATTTTTATGACTTTTTTAATTTATATGATATGTACAGCGTTTTTTACCCCTATAGCGCGAAAAACTGATCCTGTTAGCAAGTTTTCTCAAAGAGATATTTTGTTTATGGCTTTAATTGGATTATCTGAAGTAGCAGCATTAACTACCTATTTTTTCGGATTGCAAAATTCCTCTGCAGTCAATGCTTCTATTTTTAGTAATGGTGAAATCCTTTTTTCTTTGATACTTGCAATGGTTATTTTCAAAGAACGAATTAACATAAAAGAATGCATTCCATTTTCCATGATCATCATTGGAATGATGATAATCCCAATTGGTAACAATATTTTTCAAAATGGAATGAATATAGAAGAAATTGCAACAGGTGATCTATTGATAATTATTTCTGGACTTCTTTATGCTGCTGATATCACAATATGCAAGTATGTTGGTGACAAATATGATACAAGAAGAGTTACTCAGATAACTTCGTTTTTTTGTGCAATAATTGCATTATCATTTTTAATTTTACTTGAAATCCCGATGGATTTTGATATACAATATCTTCCAAACATCGTGATTATATCCATTTTGGGAACAGGGATGTCTACCCTGTTGTTTTTAGCAGCATTAAAATTAATTGGTGCCGTGCGAACTGTATTATTATATTCGACCACTTCTGTTTTTGGAATAATTTTTGCTGGGATATTTCTATCTGAAACAATCACGACTGTTGATTTAATTTCTCTTGGATTAACCTTGACTGGAATATTCTTTTTGAGAAATAAATTAGCTGAATCTGAATTAGACGGGACTGCCAAATCTGATAGCAAAAATTTCATTCCTCATTTAAATCAAAATCTGATGAATAAATCTCAAAAATTGACTTTTTTAAATAGTGTATTGTCTGAAAAAACAATCTCTTTTATACATAATAAGAGATTAACTTAA
- a CDS encoding HEAT repeat domain-containing protein — MAIQLFDENNIREMPSEERFNFCENILKNDDDESRRWDAVWLVGELAENINENHRIRQKVADLMEWVLRNDSNGVVKHEASFQIAARNLREKIPLLVEISLNDKSVLSKHEAIESLGLMRAFEVEEDIKLALKDPSSDVRETAEFILKRFKRLRNSGEYTPSEIL, encoded by the coding sequence TTGGCCATACAATTGTTTGATGAAAATAATATCAGGGAAATGCCCAGTGAAGAAAGATTCAATTTTTGTGAAAATATACTAAAAAATGACGATGATGAATCAAGGCGATGGGATGCAGTTTGGCTTGTAGGAGAATTAGCTGAAAATATTAATGAAAACCACAGAATACGTCAAAAAGTTGCAGACCTTATGGAATGGGTATTAAGAAATGATTCTAATGGAGTGGTAAAACATGAAGCAAGTTTTCAGATTGCAGCAAGAAACTTGAGGGAAAAAATTCCTCTTTTAGTAGAAATCTCATTAAATGACAAAAGTGTTTTATCAAAACATGAAGCAATCGAGTCTTTAGGGTTGATGAGAGCATTTGAAGTTGAAGAGGATATTAAATTAGCATTAAAGGATCCCAGTTCAGATGTTAGAGAAACAGCTGAATTTATTCTCAAAAGATTCAAAAGATTACGGAACTCTGGGGAATATACACCGTCAGAAATACTCTAA
- a CDS encoding histidine kinase, with protein sequence MTEPDIVPSKLNTNINYKIILGIICAVIVFHIYVNYFSTADDSETIISIFSFLNPLAVSIASFIVAIKYIDAGVYRKASISLGFAYLMIFLGEITYLIYDLFLDIDPYPSIADVFFFLQYPLTLVYVILNIRFFSSFSNKYKAWVIILPSIILISYSINALNEYGEAGFDFYYGLIFVSSAGVLLAFSILGATIFRDGLLGKAWMILVIGILTITIGDIWYYYLELIGEYDLSDPVNLFWYSGAWIIIYALYKHKKII encoded by the coding sequence ATGACAGAGCCAGACATAGTCCCATCAAAATTAAATACCAACATAAATTATAAGATAATTCTAGGAATCATTTGTGCAGTAATAGTTTTCCATATTTATGTAAATTATTTTTCTACTGCTGATGATTCTGAAACAATAATTTCAATTTTTTCATTTTTGAATCCATTAGCAGTTTCAATAGCATCGTTCATTGTAGCGATAAAATATATCGATGCAGGGGTTTATCGAAAAGCAAGCATATCATTAGGATTTGCATATTTGATGATTTTTCTTGGAGAGATAACTTATCTTATTTACGATTTATTTTTAGATATTGATCCTTATCCTTCAATTGCAGATGTTTTCTTTTTCTTACAATATCCATTGACATTAGTATATGTGATTTTAAACATCAGATTTTTTTCTTCATTTTCAAACAAATACAAAGCATGGGTAATCATTTTACCCAGCATAATTTTGATAAGCTATTCAATCAATGCATTAAATGAATATGGGGAAGCAGGATTTGATTTCTATTATGGATTAATTTTTGTTTCATCTGCAGGAGTGTTATTAGCATTCTCAATTCTAGGAGCAACAATATTCAGAGATGGGCTTCTAGGAAAAGCTTGGATGATACTAGTAATTGGCATTTTGACAATAACTATTGGCGACATATGGTATTACTATCTTGAGCTTATCGGAGAATATGATCTCAGTGATCCAGTTAATCTATTTTGGTATAGCGGAGCATGGATAATCATCTACGCATTGTATAAACATAAAAAAATCATTTAG
- a CDS encoding peptidylprolyl isomerase: MAVKIKCSHILVAKQSESLVILERIKNGEKFGKLAKELSIDSGSAKKDGSLGYFTKGMMVKPFEEEAFKLQIGEISKPIKTEFGYHIIKRFE; encoded by the coding sequence ATGGCAGTTAAAATAAAATGCTCACACATACTCGTAGCAAAACAAAGTGAATCACTTGTAATTTTAGAGAGAATTAAAAATGGTGAAAAATTTGGAAAATTGGCAAAAGAATTGTCAATTGATTCAGGAAGTGCAAAAAAAGATGGAAGTTTAGGCTATTTCACTAAAGGTATGATGGTAAAACCATTTGAAGAAGAAGCATTCAAACTACAAATTGGAGAGATTTCCAAGCCAATTAAAACAGAATTCGGATATCACATAATCAAAAGATTTGAGTGA
- a CDS encoding DEAD/DEAH box helicase — translation MEQYLEKKYVQKNSIERRDYQVNLANQAIKENCIVVLPTGLGKTAIALQVIAEYLSRGTGGILFLAPTRVLVNQHYEFLKENLTLDDISLITGEDPIQKRTKLWNNSVICATPEIARNDLNRGIITPDQFGLVIFDEVHRTAGDYAYSGIAQSFENSSARILGMTATLPSEKEKATEILTKLRISSVAERREDSPDVKPYTQETHTEWINVELPPELKSIQTLLKLALDERYEALRKNGIRMAEQRSLSALLRIRQFVLNQNRRSAKPLFTGIRIHYALNILEAHGITPFLKFCERAQAKKGVGIKELFEVDPNFTRAIHLAKEAQSRGIEHSKIPKLKEILESVPGKALIFTSYRDSVDLIFNKLTEMGISAGILIGKAGDAGLKQKKQIETVQKFRDGVFQVLVATRVGEEGLDIAEVNQVIFYDNVPSSIRFIQRRGRTGRKDTGKLVVLIAKNTIDETYYWIGKRKMTAAKSMGDKMTRVLEKNHETESQKTGLDAFL, via the coding sequence TTGGAACAATATCTTGAGAAAAAATATGTCCAAAAAAACTCTATAGAGAGACGTGATTATCAAGTAAATCTTGCAAATCAAGCAATCAAAGAAAATTGCATTGTTGTTTTGCCTACTGGACTGGGAAAGACTGCAATTGCATTACAGGTAATTGCAGAATATTTGTCAAGAGGAACAGGAGGAATATTGTTTCTGGCTCCAACTAGAGTTTTAGTAAATCAACATTATGAATTCTTAAAAGAAAATCTTACTTTGGATGATATTTCGCTGATTACCGGCGAGGACCCAATTCAGAAACGAACCAAACTCTGGAATAATAGCGTAATTTGTGCTACTCCTGAAATTGCTAGAAATGACTTGAATAGGGGAATTATAACTCCTGATCAATTCGGCCTTGTCATCTTTGATGAAGTTCACAGAACAGCTGGTGATTATGCATACTCTGGAATTGCACAAAGTTTTGAAAATTCTTCTGCAAGAATTCTTGGGATGACTGCAACTCTTCCTAGTGAAAAAGAAAAGGCAACAGAGATTCTGACAAAGCTTAGAATTTCAAGTGTGGCTGAAAGAAGAGAAGATAGTCCTGATGTAAAGCCTTACACTCAAGAAACTCACACTGAATGGATTAATGTGGAACTGCCACCTGAATTAAAATCAATTCAAACCTTGCTGAAATTAGCATTAGATGAAAGATATGAGGCTCTGAGAAAAAATGGAATTCGTATGGCAGAACAACGATCTCTGTCTGCGCTACTGAGAATCAGACAATTTGTATTAAATCAGAATAGGCGCTCTGCAAAGCCTCTCTTTACTGGAATTAGAATTCATTATGCTCTAAACATACTAGAAGCACATGGAATTACACCATTTCTAAAATTCTGCGAACGTGCACAGGCAAAAAAGGGTGTGGGAATCAAAGAACTTTTTGAGGTGGATCCTAATTTTACAAGGGCAATCCATCTTGCAAAGGAAGCACAATCACGTGGAATAGAGCACTCTAAAATTCCAAAATTGAAAGAAATTCTTGAATCTGTTCCTGGCAAGGCTCTGATATTTACCAGCTATCGTGATTCAGTTGATCTAATTTTCAATAAATTAACTGAGATGGGAATCTCGGCTGGAATCTTGATTGGAAAAGCAGGGGATGCTGGTTTAAAACAAAAAAAGCAGATTGAAACAGTACAAAAATTCAGAGACGGTGTTTTTCAGGTATTGGTGGCAACACGTGTTGGTGAGGAGGGACTAGATATTGCCGAAGTTAACCAAGTTATCTTTTATGACAATGTGCCAAGTTCAATTAGGTTTATCCAAAGAAGAGGGAGAACTGGAAGAAAAGATACTGGTAAACTAGTAGTACTAATTGCTAAAAATACTATTGATGAGACATACTACTGGATTGGAAAAAGAAAGATGACTGCAGCAAAATCAATGGGTGACAAAATGACCAGAGTGTTAGAAAAAAATCATGAAACTGAATCTCAAAAAACAGGATTGGATGCTTTTCTCTAG